GTGAATGCAGGATATGGGGCAACGGTTTTAGTGCGAAAACCGGATAATGAGTTGTCTAAGAAAGATAGATTTATCATAAGAGTGATCAAGCATAGGGATACTTATATCAATAAGATTAAAGAAGTTGAGTATGAAGGCATTATCTGGTGTCCCAATACAGAGAACGAGACTGTAATTGCGAGAAGAAATGGAAAAATTTTTATTACGGGCAATACACCCTTTACCAATATTACACTGGATTTAAAGATACCTGATTTTATGAAGCATAAAGCAGTAATTATTGGCGGTAAATTACAAGATGCAGGCTATGGTGAATTCCAAAAAGAGATGGACATGTTCAATAAAGCTTTTAGTGAGGTGATGGCAGAGGGCGATGCAAAGGGAAGACCTTTTACCTTCCCCATTCCGACTTACAACATTACAAAGGACTTTGAGTGGGATAACGAAAATTACATACCTATGTGGGAGATGACAAGAAAGTATGGTATCCCATACTTCTCAAATTTTGTTAATTCTGATATGAAACCAGAAGATGCAAGGAGCATGTGCTGCCGGCTCAGACTCGATTTAAAGCAGTTGGCAAAGAGAGGCGGTGGTTTATTCGGTTCTAATCCTTTAACCGGTTCCATAGGCGTGGTCACCATAAATATGCCCAGAATTGCTTATCTGTCTGGGACGGAAAGAGAGTTTTTTGAAAGATTGGAAAAATTGATGGAAATAGCCAAAGAATCATTGATAATAAAAAGAAAGATAATAGAAAAATTAACGGATACTGGTCTTTACCCTTATTCTCGTCATTACTTGAGAGAGATTAAAAAGAGATTTGGTGAATATTGGAAAAATCACTTTTCAACTATTGGACTTATTGGTATGAATGAGGCTTGCCTGAATTTTGAACCGTGTAAATGCACTGTTGGCGACGAGAAGGGTAGAAAATTTGCCCTAAGGGTGTTTGATTTTATGAGAGAAAAATTGTTGAAATTCCAGGAGGAAGAAGGTGATAATTACAACCTGGAAGCAACGCCTGCAGAAGGAACTTCTTATTCTCTGGCTTTATTGGATAAA
The nucleotide sequence above comes from Deltaproteobacteria bacterium. Encoded proteins:
- a CDS encoding ribonucleoside triphosphate reductase; the encoded protein is MVPIGSGGNIKGDVSISEDVIKLIAWVISEGSLDKSGRGDGRISIYQSKVKSPYEYEEIIAICHNLGLKYTERTQQGLGDDCNIIRFDADSTRKILNYFDSNKERGIKFIPDIILNADTESSRLFIETYIQGDGYEGCKIVTTSEAIRDGLLQVIVNAGYGATVLVRKPDNELSKKDRFIIRVIKHRDTYINKIKEVEYEGIIWCPNTENETVIARRNGKIFITGNTPFTNITLDLKIPDFMKHKAVIIGGKLQDAGYGEFQKEMDMFNKAFSEVMAEGDAKGRPFTFPIPTYNITKDFEWDNENYIPMWEMTRKYGIPYFSNFVNSDMKPEDARSMCCRLRLDLKQLAKRGGGLFGSNPLTGSIGVVTINMPRIAYLSGTEREFFERLEKLMEIAKESLIIKRKIIEKLTDTGLYPYSRHYLREIKKRFGEYWKNHFSTIGLIGMNEACLNFEPCKCTVGDEKGRKFALRVFDFMREKLLKFQEEEGDNYNLEATPAEGTSYSLALLDKERFPDIISQGSGSGVFYTNSSQLPVNWSDDIFEVLDSQDEIQCKYTGGTVIHIFLGESLTDYRSVKNLTRKVINNYKLPYFTITPTFSICPIHGYISGEHTTCPICEEEKKVKIKAEIQKLKDQLEQMKEEK